CAACATGGTGCTGGAGAACGTGAAGGAGATGTGGACCGAGGTCCCCAAGAGCGGCAAGGgcaagaagaagtccaagcccgtcAACAAAGACCGCTACATCTCCAAGATGTTCCTGCGAGGCGACTCCGTCATCGTGGTGCTGCGGAACCCACTTATCGCTGGCAAATAGGGCCGCACCGCCACGCCGGGAAGCCCTGCCCCGCATCTCCCGAAGAATAAATGCCCAGTGTTTGTTGTAACCAGTGCCTGTtgggggcctgggggtggggggcacccgGGGCTCTGGGCAAGGACCTCTGAACCTCCTCCCCTGGCGTGCCAAGAGCCCCATCTGCGAGgatgggggtcggggtggggtgggtggatatAACCTGCCCGTTCTGATGCCAGAGGAGGGTTGGCTCTCTGCTGGCTTCTCCGCTTCAGCTGGGCATtccttctccaccaccaccaaacgTCTCCCGGCAGCCGCCTCTGTTCCTGGGCCTGcccgccccccttccctcctcccatgCACACAGCTCCGCAGGGGGTGGGCTGGGTGACTGCACCCCTGAAGGCAAGCACAAGTAGTACCCACCTGCCAAGCTGTGAGCACGGTTCTCTTTGGGACCACCCAACCTATCAGTTCTAGGtcccttctccagggaggggTGCTACTTCCCCAAGGGCCCCCAGTTGTGATGCAGGTTccctgcgcacccctcagcctgggAAGAGCCCTCTTCACCCTTTGGATAACTTTGTTACTAGAGACTGCTGGGTGAGGTGAGGGACGAGGTCCTCCATTTGGGGTGCAGGCAGGTCCCTTGTCAGGCCCAGCCATGTCCTGCAGGCTTTCTCTAGACAGCCAAGAGGACACAGTGAGGGGCCACAGGGCCAGGCAGAACTGCAGTTGGCAGGCACCTCTGGTATCCCTATGCGGgggtggccctgcaggacagcaggCCTGCTGCGGGGTtggggggcttccaaagctgtccACTTCCTGAACATCAACTGCTTCCTGGCCATAAGCTGACAGCAGCCGAGGGCATTCAGAGCTGCACCACCCAGAAAGGCGGTGTTTTCTAAGCAATCCCTGAGccggtggttaagcaccctgTGGCCAAAAGAAGGAGCAATTTGGGTCCCCCAGAGGCCCCTGGGGACCATTCTGCTCTGCCTCCCAGGGTCACCTGTAGCCATCAACTCCGTGCCTGTCCGCCAAGCACCTGCCTGCTATCAGTGATTATCCAGGGGGTGGGAGAGCCAGGGGCTTGCCCACTGGTGCCCAGCTGGGGAACAGTGAAGCTGCGTTCAAACCCAGGGAGCAGAATGGAGCCTCAGCGGCTTTGTGTGAAATGGGGAGGTGGCTCTTGCTAGATAGAGGGACCAGCACAAGCCCTGCAGTCTTGGCTTTGAGCCCCGCCTCCCTCACTGGTGGGCTTGTCTTCACCAGGACAGATGTGGCCCACTGTAGGTGATGTactgcccccaccccaatcatCTGAGCGGCTCTAACTGCCAGAGGTCCCAGTGTAAGCAGGCAGTGCAGGACTGGCACTGGGCAAAGTTGTCCGAGGCAGCCGGTGTCCGTGGTAAAATTCTCCCCTTCCACGCAGAGGCCCAGGCTGCATTCCCAGCCAGGCCGTTCCCGCCCATGCTGTGAAATTGGGTGTTGGTGACACTTCCCAAGGAAGGCTGACCAGGAAAAGGACCTGGCTACTTGCAAACCAGCCAATCAAAGACACCCCACCCCCGGATCATAGTGCAATTGGCAGCCCATCCTGGGACAGCTAGGACTTGGGCAGTCACCTTGAGCCAGGCCAACTGGGTGGCAGCTCACAGCAGCTCAAGTACATCTCAGGCTAGCTCATCAGGCTCCGCTCATCTTCTGCAGGTAGAAAGACCCAGAGAGGCTGCGAAGGTTCTCCCCATCACACAGCTGGTTTGTAGCCAAACCGAGGTTTGATCAACTCCTGCTGGACCCTGAGGAGACAACGTGCGCACGGCGCAGGCACATGTCACTGCTAAACAGCCGCACTACCATCTGTCAAGGGCAAGGGCCATGATTTGGGGCCATCGCCATCTGACCCTCTTCAAACCTCTGAagctttgtgcctttgtgattggCCCACAGCCACCATCACTAACTGTTCATCCGAGATGACCCCTTTCCTCATGTAGCCCCGGGCCTTTCCACAGAGCCCGTGCTTTGACCAGCATGGAAGATTTTTATCTCTGTCCTGGAGCGCCCATTGTCCGGCGCGATGTGCCCATGCAGCCAGCGGTGGCAGTCAC
The sequence above is drawn from the Tenrec ecaudatus isolate mTenEca1 chromosome 18, mTenEca1.hap1, whole genome shotgun sequence genome and encodes:
- the SNRPD2 gene encoding small nuclear ribonucleoprotein Sm D2 isoform X2 gives rise to the protein MTPEELQKREEEEFNTGPLSVLTQSVKNNTQVLINCRNNKKLLGRVKAFDRHCNMVLENVKEMWTEVPKSGKGKKKSKPVNKDRYISKMFLRGDSVIVVLRNPLIAGK